The Polyangium mundeleinium genome contains the following window.
GATCGGCTTGTACACGATGTCCATCACGAGCAGCCCCGCGGGGATGGCCTCTTCCGGCACGGGGCTCTCCGCCGCGATCTCTCCCATGCCCACGGACGTCGCATTCACGACGACGTCGTAGCGCCCCGCGTTTCGTGCCTCCTCCACGCCGGCCGCGCGTCCCCCGATCTCGGCCGCGAGCGCCTCGGCCTTGTCGAGGCTCCGGTTCGTCACGACAACCTCCGCGCCTGCATCCGCGAGCCCGTGCGCCACGGCGCGCCCGGCCCCGCCGGCCCCGAGCACGAGCGCGCGTGCGCCTTTCACCGGCGCGATCTCCTCGATCGCGCGCACCGCGCCCACGCAGTCGGTGTTGTGCCCGAGGAGCCGCCCGTCCTCCTGCACGACCGTGTTCACCGCGCCGATCTTCGCGGCGAGTGGATCGATCGTGTCGAGCAACGGAAGGATCTGCTGCTTGTACGGCATCGACACGCCGAGTCCGCGGATCCCGAGCGCGCGCATGCCCGTGATCGCGCCGCCGAGATCGGTCACGCGGAACGGTACGTACGTGAACGGCAAGCCGAGCGCGCGGTAGCCCGCGAGGTGCATCGCTGCACCGAGCGAAACCGGATAAAGCGAAATCGATCCACACAACGTGAGCTTCGCTGCGGAGGCGTGGGCGTTCGTCATGTGCGCAGGCTGGATCGGCCTCGACCGTGATGCTACCGAGCATCACGCGATGGCTTCGTTCGAGCCTTCCCTCACGCTCTCCGAAGAGGCAACGCCGCCCGTCGCGTCGCGACGCAAGCGCCTCCTCGCGGCCCTCTTCAAGCGGACCCTCAAGTTCGTCGCGCTCGTCTTCGTGCTGACGGCGGCGCGCGCCTCGCTCGCCGACCAGTACCACGTGCCCACGGGCTCGATGTGGCCGACGATCGAGCCCGGCGATCGCATCTTCGTGGCGAAAGCCGCCTACGGCCTGCGCGTGCCCTTCACCGACGCGTGGCTCTTCCATCACAGGAGCCCGCGTCCCGGCGAGGTCGTGGTCTTCGCGGATCCGCGCGGCGGCGCGATCCCGCTGGTCAAGCGTGTGGTCGCGACGGAGGGACAAACCGTCGCGGTGAAGCGGGGGATCCTCTACATCGACGGTCGTCCGCAGCGCATCGAGAGGCTACCGGACGGGCGGTTCTTGGAGCACCTCGGCGGCCTCGCGCACGAGTCGGGAGGTCGCGACTTCGAGGACTTCGGCCCCGCGGTGGTGCCGCGGGATCACCTTTTCGTGATGGGGGACAACCGGCCCGCGTCGCTCGATAGCCGCGTGATGGGTACGGTGCCGAGCACGCTCGTGCGAGGGCAGGTGCTCGGGGTGATGTTCCGGGGAGAAGGGCTCGATTTCGAGCGGGTGTTCCGCGCGATTCGGTGAGGGGGCGGGGCGGGGTGCGTGGGGATCGAGTATCCTCCGACGCATGAACGTGCCGGCTCGCAAGGCTCCTCCTGCTGTGCCTCTCGCGACCCTGGAGGACCTGTACGCCATCCCCGAGGAGAAGCGGCGGCACGAGCTCATCGAGGGCGTGATTTACGAGAAGGGGGCAGCGACGGGGGAGCACGGTCACGGGCAGTTCAAGTTGTCCACTTGGATGGCTCCGTTCGATCGTCGCCCTGGTGGCCGCTTCCCTGGCGGCTGGTGGTTCGGCACCGAGATCGACGTCTGTTTCGACGGGAAGAACACCTTCGTCCCCGACGTCGCTGGCTGGCGGCGCGAGCGCCTCCCCGAGGGGCTTCGTGGCGCTCCGATCCGCATTCGCCCCGACTGGGTTTGCGAGATCCTCTCGACGAACCGCCGCAACGATCTCGTCAAGAAGAAGCGCGTTTACCACCGGCACGAAGTTCCTCACTACTGGATCGTCGATCCTGTCGAAGAGAGCTTGTCCGTGTATCGCTGGGATCCGGCTGGTTACACCGAGATTCTGATCGCGGAACGCGGCGAGCGGGTTCGCGCCGAGCCGTTCGACGCGATCCCGCTCCAGGTAGGCATTCTGTTCGGTGACGACGAAGAGGACGAAGAGCCCGCGACCGGCGCGCCCTGATCGACGCTTCTACCGACAAGCCGCCCGCGGCCTCGCCTCGCTCGTCGGCACGTCCTCGATCGCCACGTCGACGTTCTCCGCTTCCGCGCCCTTCGGCTTCTCCGCCGACGGCGCGTGGAGCAGCGCGCGAACCTCCTCGCCCGACAACGTCTCCACCTCCAAGAGCCGTCGCGCGATCCGCTCGAGCGCCTCGAAGTGCTCGTTGATGAGCGCCTTCGTCCGCGCCTCCGCGTCCGCGAGCAGCCGCCCCACCTCTGCGTCCACGACGCGCGCCGTCTCCTCGCTGTAGTCGTAGCCGCCTCGCTCGAACGTCACGCTTCGCCGCGGATCGAACGACGCGAGCCCCAGCGCCGAGCCGCCCATCCCGAGCTCGCGCACCATGCGCCGCGCGATGTCCGTCGCGTTCACGAGATCGTCCTGCGCGCCCGTCGACGCGTCGCCGAACGTCCGCTGCTCCGCCACGCGCCCGCCGAGCAGCACCACGAGCCGATCGAGGATCTCCTGCCGGCTCATCAAGTACCGATCCTCGCGCGGCTTCTGCAGCGTGTAGCCGAGCGCGCCGATCCCACGCGGCACGATCGACACCTTCCGCACCGGATCCTGCGTCGGCAAGAGCTCCGCCGTGATCGCGTGCCCCGCCTCGTGGTACGCCACGACCACCCGCTCGTGCGCCCCGAGCCTTCGGCTCTTGCGCTCCAGCCCCGCGATCACGCGCTCGATCGCCTCGTCGAGATCCAGCTTGCTCACCGCGGTCGCGTGCCTGCGCGCCGCGAGCAGCGCCGACTCGTTCAGCAGGTTCGCGAGATCCGCGCCCACGAGCCCCGTCGTCTGCGCGGCCATGTCGTCGAGGTTCACGTCCGGCCCGAGCAGCACCCTTCGCGCGTGCACCTCCAGGATCTCGCGCCGCTCCCGCAGGTCCGGCCGATCGACGTACACGCGCCGATCGAAGCGCCCCGCGCGCGTGAGCGCTGGGTCGAGGATCTCGGGGCGGTTCGTCGCGGCGATCACCACGAGCCCCGTCGCGCCGTCGAAGCCGTCCATCTCCGTGAGGAGCTGGTTCAGCGTCTGCTCGCGCTCGTCATTGCCGCCGATCGGCCCGGCCGCGCCGCGCGCCTTCCCGACGGCGTCGAGCTCGTCGACGAACAGGATTGCGGCAGGCTTCTCGCGCGCCTGGGTGAACAGATCGCGCACGCGCGCCGCGCCCACGCCGACGAACATCTCCACGAACTCCGAGCCGCAGATGCTGAAGAACGGCACGTTCGCCTCGCCGGCCACGGCCCGCGCGAGCAGCGTCTTGCCCGTTCCGGGCGGCCCCACGAGCAAGCACCCCTTCGGGATCCGCCCGCCGAGCCTGCGGTATCGCTCCGGCGCCTTCAGGAACTCGACGATCTCGGCGAGCTCCGCTTTTGCCTCGTGGCTGCCGGCCACGTCGCGGAACGTGATCGGCGCCCCCTTGTCCACGTAGAGCCGCGCCTTGTGTTTGCCGAAGTTCAGCGCGGGGTTCGTGATGTTCGGCGTCGGCGCCTTGCGCGACATCGAGCCCACGAGCAGGAGCACACCCACGAGCGGGAGCGCCCAGAGCAGCATCATCGACAGCGACGGCCCGCCGTCGGAGACCCGGGTGTACGGGACGTCCTTCGCGTCGAGCGTCGCGAGCAGAGCCGTCTCGGCTCCTTCGATGCGCCCGGTCCGGAACGTCTGCGACGTGCCGACGGGCGCGTTCGGCGCCGTGCGCCCGATGTACGTATCCCCTTTGATCTGCACCTCGGTGAGCACGCCTTGCTCGGCCATGTCCCGGAACCGAGCGTAAGGAATTCGCTCTTCGCTCCCCTCGAGCGAGCCGAGCAGGAGCACCGCACCGACGACGAGCAGGATGTAAACCCAGAACGATCGCATTGGTCTCCGCCCCGTGCGACCTGCCTGCACGCGCTTTGCCAACGGCGATCACCCTGGAACCGACCTCGGGCCGTGCACCGACGTACCGGCGAGGATGGACAGCCCAAAAGGA
Protein-coding sequences here:
- a CDS encoding shikimate dehydrogenase; amino-acid sequence: MTNAHASAAKLTLCGSISLYPVSLGAAMHLAGYRALGLPFTYVPFRVTDLGGAITGMRALGIRGLGVSMPYKQQILPLLDTIDPLAAKIGAVNTVVQEDGRLLGHNTDCVGAVRAIEEIAPVKGARALVLGAGGAGRAVAHGLADAGAEVVVTNRSLDKAEALAAEIGGRAAGVEEARNAGRYDVVVNATSVGMGEIAAESPVPEEAIPAGLLVMDIVYKPIETALVRAATRRGARVIHGGRMLLHQAARQFELYTGERAPLDAMDAALREQIANLG
- the lepB gene encoding signal peptidase I codes for the protein MSFAAEAWAFVMCAGWIGLDRDATEHHAMASFEPSLTLSEEATPPVASRRKRLLAALFKRTLKFVALVFVLTAARASLADQYHVPTGSMWPTIEPGDRIFVAKAAYGLRVPFTDAWLFHHRSPRPGEVVVFADPRGGAIPLVKRVVATEGQTVAVKRGILYIDGRPQRIERLPDGRFLEHLGGLAHESGGRDFEDFGPAVVPRDHLFVMGDNRPASLDSRVMGTVPSTLVRGQVLGVMFRGEGLDFERVFRAIR
- a CDS encoding Uma2 family endonuclease; this translates as MNVPARKAPPAVPLATLEDLYAIPEEKRRHELIEGVIYEKGAATGEHGHGQFKLSTWMAPFDRRPGGRFPGGWWFGTEIDVCFDGKNTFVPDVAGWRRERLPEGLRGAPIRIRPDWVCEILSTNRRNDLVKKKRVYHRHEVPHYWIVDPVEESLSVYRWDPAGYTEILIAERGERVRAEPFDAIPLQVGILFGDDEEDEEPATGAP
- the ftsH gene encoding ATP-dependent zinc metalloprotease FtsH — translated: MRSFWVYILLVVGAVLLLGSLEGSEERIPYARFRDMAEQGVLTEVQIKGDTYIGRTAPNAPVGTSQTFRTGRIEGAETALLATLDAKDVPYTRVSDGGPSLSMMLLWALPLVGVLLLVGSMSRKAPTPNITNPALNFGKHKARLYVDKGAPITFRDVAGSHEAKAELAEIVEFLKAPERYRRLGGRIPKGCLLVGPPGTGKTLLARAVAGEANVPFFSICGSEFVEMFVGVGAARVRDLFTQAREKPAAILFVDELDAVGKARGAAGPIGGNDEREQTLNQLLTEMDGFDGATGLVVIAATNRPEILDPALTRAGRFDRRVYVDRPDLRERREILEVHARRVLLGPDVNLDDMAAQTTGLVGADLANLLNESALLAARRHATAVSKLDLDEAIERVIAGLERKSRRLGAHERVVVAYHEAGHAITAELLPTQDPVRKVSIVPRGIGALGYTLQKPREDRYLMSRQEILDRLVVLLGGRVAEQRTFGDASTGAQDDLVNATDIARRMVRELGMGGSALGLASFDPRRSVTFERGGYDYSEETARVVDAEVGRLLADAEARTKALINEHFEALERIARRLLEVETLSGEEVRALLHAPSAEKPKGAEAENVDVAIEDVPTSEARPRAACR